Proteins from a single region of Gossypium arboreum isolate Shixiya-1 chromosome 1, ASM2569848v2, whole genome shotgun sequence:
- the LOC108481008 gene encoding AT-hook motif nuclear-localized protein 1-like, whose translation MEEKESTISGSLGNSDSDSPPAPVSNLQVLPQVMNINNMSSETATTMTSTVIPRPGGRTLSDSLGKKKRGRPRKYDADGNLRVPYQIVTTTMNSPPGFTLSPSSPTEFSSHKRGKGRSPGNWQLLASLGELFAHTAGGDFTAHVVKVNTGSYLDVAGKVVSLSQKGPRGICILSANGAVSNVTLRQPGSSGGILTFEGRFEILSLTGSFTFTDNGGVKSRTGGLSVSLAGSDGRVIGGGLAGVLLAASPIQIVVGSFMLNGYKVHKRKPCREQHTVAASAVTTAPSAMAITEEGRPIISQAKLDCENNVKPTSPFQVGSLGEASNNITDHKNITNIAAASIVSGWNNGSEPASIHRPSPDINVSVPSE comes from the exons ATGGAAGAAAAGGAGAGCACCATATCTGGGTCACTAGGCAACTCGGACAGTGACTCACCACCTGCACCAGTGAGTAACCTTCAAGTGTTGCCTCAGGTGATGAACATCAACAACATGAGCTCGGAAACAGCGACGACAATGACTTCAACAGTGATTCCACGACCAGGTGGAAGAACACTAAGTGATTCTTTGGGGAAGAAAAAGAGAGGGAGGCCGAGAAAATATGATGCAGATGGGAACCTTAGGGTACCATATCAGATAGTGACGACGACGATGAATTCACCTCCTGGTTTCACTTTATCTCCTTCATCTCCTACTGAGTTCTCATCACACAAGAGAGGTAAAGGAAGGTCCCCAGGGAACTGGCAGCTTCTTGCTTCTCTAG GTGAGTTGTTTGCTCACACGGCCGGCGGAGACTTCACGGCACATGTGGTCAAAGTTAATACCGGGAG TTAtttg GATGTAGCAGGAAAAGTTGTGTCATTATCACAAAAGGGTCCTCGTGGGATTTGTATTCTATCAGCAAATGGAGCTGTTTCTAATGTTACCCTTCGACAACCTGGTTCCTCTGGTGGGATTTTAACATTCGAG GGGCGTTTTGAGATATTGTCTCTAACCGGTTCATTTACATTCACTGACAATGGGGGTGTAAAAAGCAGAACCGGTGGTTTGAGTGTTTCATTGGCTGGATCGGATGGTCGAGTAATAGGTGGTGGGCTTGCCGGTGTACTGTTGGCTGCTAGCCCTATACAA ATTGTGGTGGGAAGCTTCATGCTAAATGGCTACAAAGTGCATAAAAGGAAGCCTTGCCGTGAGCAGCACACAGTGGCAGCTTCTGCAGTCACCACCGCTCCTTCGGCCATGGCCATTACAGAAGAAGGAAGGCCAATCATCTCACAAGCAAAACTAGATTGTGAAAACAACGTGAAACCAACATCTCCATTCCAAGTGGGGAGCCTTGGGGAAGCAAGTAATAACATAACTGATCATAAAAACATAACAAATATTGCAGCAGCCTCCATTGTTTCTGGTTGGAACAATGGCTCAGAACCGGCCTCTATCCATCGGCCATCGCCGGATATTAACGTGTCTGTGCCTAGTGAGTAG